A genomic window from Brassica oleracea var. oleracea cultivar TO1000 chromosome C8, BOL, whole genome shotgun sequence includes:
- the LOC106307856 gene encoding sexual differentiation process protein isp7-like isoform X1 produces METSLVLPIIDISSPDKISTAQLIRKACLEHGFFYVKNHGISEELMEGVFKESKSFFNLPLDEKMSLLRRDLLGYTPLYAEKLDPSLTSSTGDSKESFYFGSLEGALVQRYPNQWPPEDLLPSWRQTMECYYKNVLSVGRKLLGLIALALDLDEGFFEQIGALNDPAAVVRLLRYPGEVISSDLETYGASAHSDYGMVTLLLTDGVPGLQVCRDKSRQPRVWEDVPGIRGAFIVNIGDMMERWSNGLFRSTLHRVMPVGKERYSVVFFLDPNPDCNVECLESCCSKTCPPRFPPILAGDYIKERFRLTYDS; encoded by the exons ATGGAGACGTCACTTGTACTTCCTATCATCGATATCTCTTCGCCGGACAAGATATCCACCGCACAGTTGATTCGTAAG GCATGTCTCGAACATGGATTCTTCTATGTCAAGAACCATGGCATCTCTGAAGAATTGATGGAAGGGGTTTTTAAGGAGAGCAAAAGCTTCTTTAATCTCCCTCTAGATGAGAAGATGTCTTTACTCCGCCGCGATCTTCTCGGTTATACTCCACTCTATGCTGAGAAACTCGACCCCTCCTTGACCTCCTCCACAG GTGATTCGAAGGAAAGCTTTTACTTTGGCTCTTTGGAAGGAGCTCTGGTTCAGCGTTATCCAAATCAATGGCCTCCTGAAG ATCTCTTGCCATCATGGAGGCAAACCATGGAATGTTACTACAAGAATGTTCT GTCCGTTGGTCGAAAGTTGCTCGGCTTGATTGCCTTGGCATTGGATTTAGATGAGGGTTTCTTTGAACAGATCGGAGCCTTGAATGATCCTGCAGCAGTTGTTCGCCTCTTACGCTATCCAG GTGAAGTGATTTCGTCGGATCTAGAAACATATGGTGCCTCAGCTCACTCGGATTACGGGATGGTCACTCTTCTTTTAACTGATGGAGTCCCAGGACTTCAG GTTTGTAGAGACAAGTCAAGACAACCACGTGTTTGGGAAGATGTGCCTGGAATTAGAGG GGCGTTTATTGTCAACATTGGTGATATGATGGAGAGATGGAGCAATGGATTGTTCCG GTCTACATTGCACAGAGTGATGCCTGTTGGAAAAGAACGTTACTCG GTGGTTTTCTTCTTAGATCCCAATCCAGATTGTAACGTGGAATGTTTGGAGAGTTGTTGCAGCAAAACTTGTCCCCCAAG ATTCCCTCCTATCCTCGCGGGCGACTATATTAAGGAGCGTTTCAGGCTAACCTACGACTCTTAG
- the LOC106307856 gene encoding 1-aminocyclopropane-1-carboxylate oxidase-like isoform X2, whose amino-acid sequence METSLVLPIIDISSPDKISTAQLIRKACLEHGFFYVKNHGISEELMEGVFKESKSFFNLPLDEKMSLLRRDLLGYTPLYAEKLDPSLTSSTGDSKESFYFGSLEGALVQRYPNQWPPEDLLPSWRQTMECYYKNVLSVGRKLLGLIALALDLDEGFFEQIGALNDPAAVVRLLRYPGEVISSDLETYGASAHSDYGMVTLLLTDGVPGLQVCRDKSRQPRVWEDVPGIRGAFIVNIGDMMERWSNGLFRWFSS is encoded by the exons ATGGAGACGTCACTTGTACTTCCTATCATCGATATCTCTTCGCCGGACAAGATATCCACCGCACAGTTGATTCGTAAG GCATGTCTCGAACATGGATTCTTCTATGTCAAGAACCATGGCATCTCTGAAGAATTGATGGAAGGGGTTTTTAAGGAGAGCAAAAGCTTCTTTAATCTCCCTCTAGATGAGAAGATGTCTTTACTCCGCCGCGATCTTCTCGGTTATACTCCACTCTATGCTGAGAAACTCGACCCCTCCTTGACCTCCTCCACAG GTGATTCGAAGGAAAGCTTTTACTTTGGCTCTTTGGAAGGAGCTCTGGTTCAGCGTTATCCAAATCAATGGCCTCCTGAAG ATCTCTTGCCATCATGGAGGCAAACCATGGAATGTTACTACAAGAATGTTCT GTCCGTTGGTCGAAAGTTGCTCGGCTTGATTGCCTTGGCATTGGATTTAGATGAGGGTTTCTTTGAACAGATCGGAGCCTTGAATGATCCTGCAGCAGTTGTTCGCCTCTTACGCTATCCAG GTGAAGTGATTTCGTCGGATCTAGAAACATATGGTGCCTCAGCTCACTCGGATTACGGGATGGTCACTCTTCTTTTAACTGATGGAGTCCCAGGACTTCAG GTTTGTAGAGACAAGTCAAGACAACCACGTGTTTGGGAAGATGTGCCTGGAATTAGAGG GGCGTTTATTGTCAACATTGGTGATATGATGGAGAGATGGAGCAATGGATTGTTCCG GTGGTTTTCTTCTTAG